One part of the Sebastes fasciatus isolate fSebFas1 chromosome 8, fSebFas1.pri, whole genome shotgun sequence genome encodes these proteins:
- the LOC141772224 gene encoding carbohydrate sulfotransferase 11-like isoform X1, translated as MKMPRGGRLFLATCLGSLFVIVLYYQSITKPEPGVKTDSRPGKSRRSPLQTLYNGDQQLELLAAQRSLQGRRELLEQACLSHTRKRQVLSSEDLKHLIVDDKHSLIYCYVPKVACTNWKRVLMVLTSDGRYTDPLAIPANEAHVAGNLRTLSEFSVPEINQRLRSYLKFIFVREPFERLVSAYRNKFTRSYNTAFHKRYGTKIIRRYRPDPEHEALEKGNDVSFPEFVQYLVDPRTQREEPFNEHWERVHSLCHPCLIHYDVVGKYETLEPDAQAVLRLAGVEAMLQFPTSGKSTRTDGNMAARFFKHISPFYQKKLFNLYRMDFLLFNYSTPEYLRTR; from the exons AACCTGGTGTGAAGACGGACAGCAGACCAGGAAAAAGCAGGAGAAGTCCACTGCAGACCCTCTACAATGGAGACCAG CAGCTGGAGCTGTTGGCAGCTCAGAGGTCCCTCCAAGGTCGCAGGGAGCTGTTGGAGCAGGCCTGTCTGAGCCACACAAGGAAGCGCCAAGTGCTTTCGTCTGAGGATCTCAAACACCTCATTGTGGATGACAAACACAGCCTTATTTACTGCTACGTACCCAAG GTAGCCTGCACCAATTGGAAGCGTGTCCTTATGGTCCTCACCAGCGACGGCCGCTACACCGACCCCCTCGCCATCCCTGCAAATGAGGCCCATGTGGCGGGTAACCTCCGCACGCTCTCTGAGTTCTCGGTACCTGAGATCAACCAACGCCTTCGCAGCTACCTCAAGTTCATCTTCGTGCGGGAGCCCTTTGAGCGCCTTGTGTCCGCCTACCGTAACAAGTTCACCCGTAGCTACAACACCGCTTTCCACAAGCGCTACGGAACCAAGATCATCCGCCGGTACCGGCCCGACCCGGAGCACGAAGCGCTGGAGAAAGGGAATGACGTATCTTTCCCCGAGTTTGTCCAGTACCTCGTGGACCCTCGGACCCAACGGGAGGAACCTTTTAACGAGCACTGGGAGCGGGTACACTCCCTCTGCCACCCTTGCCTGATCCACTATGACGTAGTGGGGAAGTACGAGACTCTGGAACCCGATGCTCAGGCTGTGCTCAGGTTGGCTGGAGTGGAGGCGATGCTTCAATTTCCAACGTCTGGTAAAAGCACAAGGACGGACGGCAACATGGCCGCACGCTTCTTTAAGCATATCAGTCCTTTCTACCAGAAGAAACTGTTCAACCTGTATCGAATGGACTTCCTGCTCTTCAACTACTCCACACCAGAGTACCTCAGGACTAGATGA
- the LOC141772224 gene encoding carbohydrate sulfotransferase 11-like isoform X2, protein MKMPRGGRLFLATCLGSLFVIVLYYQSITKPEPGVKTDSRPGKSRRSPLQTLYNGDQLELLAAQRSLQGRRELLEQACLSHTRKRQVLSSEDLKHLIVDDKHSLIYCYVPKVACTNWKRVLMVLTSDGRYTDPLAIPANEAHVAGNLRTLSEFSVPEINQRLRSYLKFIFVREPFERLVSAYRNKFTRSYNTAFHKRYGTKIIRRYRPDPEHEALEKGNDVSFPEFVQYLVDPRTQREEPFNEHWERVHSLCHPCLIHYDVVGKYETLEPDAQAVLRLAGVEAMLQFPTSGKSTRTDGNMAARFFKHISPFYQKKLFNLYRMDFLLFNYSTPEYLRTR, encoded by the exons AACCTGGTGTGAAGACGGACAGCAGACCAGGAAAAAGCAGGAGAAGTCCACTGCAGACCCTCTACAATGGAGACCAG CTGGAGCTGTTGGCAGCTCAGAGGTCCCTCCAAGGTCGCAGGGAGCTGTTGGAGCAGGCCTGTCTGAGCCACACAAGGAAGCGCCAAGTGCTTTCGTCTGAGGATCTCAAACACCTCATTGTGGATGACAAACACAGCCTTATTTACTGCTACGTACCCAAG GTAGCCTGCACCAATTGGAAGCGTGTCCTTATGGTCCTCACCAGCGACGGCCGCTACACCGACCCCCTCGCCATCCCTGCAAATGAGGCCCATGTGGCGGGTAACCTCCGCACGCTCTCTGAGTTCTCGGTACCTGAGATCAACCAACGCCTTCGCAGCTACCTCAAGTTCATCTTCGTGCGGGAGCCCTTTGAGCGCCTTGTGTCCGCCTACCGTAACAAGTTCACCCGTAGCTACAACACCGCTTTCCACAAGCGCTACGGAACCAAGATCATCCGCCGGTACCGGCCCGACCCGGAGCACGAAGCGCTGGAGAAAGGGAATGACGTATCTTTCCCCGAGTTTGTCCAGTACCTCGTGGACCCTCGGACCCAACGGGAGGAACCTTTTAACGAGCACTGGGAGCGGGTACACTCCCTCTGCCACCCTTGCCTGATCCACTATGACGTAGTGGGGAAGTACGAGACTCTGGAACCCGATGCTCAGGCTGTGCTCAGGTTGGCTGGAGTGGAGGCGATGCTTCAATTTCCAACGTCTGGTAAAAGCACAAGGACGGACGGCAACATGGCCGCACGCTTCTTTAAGCATATCAGTCCTTTCTACCAGAAGAAACTGTTCAACCTGTATCGAATGGACTTCCTGCTCTTCAACTACTCCACACCAGAGTACCTCAGGACTAGATGA